The Flavobacterium sp. 20NA77.7 genome includes the window GGCTCCTAAACATTCAACACCAACAAATTGAAATAATCCGTCTTTAGAAATTTCACCTTCTTTAACGCCTAATTTTTCACAAGCGTAATCCATTAAATCTTCTACACCACGAGTAGCACAACAAGATGTTCTACAGAATTCGAACATATATTTTGCAACGGGTTTTGTATTAAACATGGTATAAAAAGTAACTACTTCATAAACCTCAATAGGTTGAATTTCTAAAATTTCTGCTACTTTGTTTTGCAAATCAACACTCAACCAATTATCATGAGCATCTTGTACTTCATGTAATACAGGGATTAAAGCAGATTTCTTTTTATCGGCAGGATAATGACCGATCAATTCATTAATTCGAGCCATTAATTCTGGCGTGATACTAATATTTTGCGTTGCGTTTGATACTTCCATTTTTTTAAGCGTCTAATTCGCCAGCGATTACGTTTAAACTTGATAATATTGCAATTGCATCTGAAAGCATCGCTCCTTTTATCATTTCAGGATAGGCTTGGTAATAAATAAAGCAAGGTCTTCTGAAATGTAAACGATAAGGGGTTCTACTTCCATCGGTTATTAAATAGAATCCTAATTCTCCATTACCACCCTCTACTGGATGATACACTTCAGCAACTGGGACAGGAACTTCTCCCATAACAATTTTAAAGTGATAAATTAAGGCTTCCATGTTGTTATATACATCTTCTTTTGGTGGAAGATAATAATCGGGTACATCTGCGTGATAAGGACCTTCAGGTAATTTGTCTAAGGCTTGACGAATAATTTTTAGGGATTCCCAAACTTCTGCATTTCTAACACAGAATCGATCGTATGTGTCCCCTGATTTACCTACAGGCACGTCAAATTCAAAATCTTCATAAGAACTATAAGGTTGTGCTATACGGACATCATAATCTACGCCAGCAGCTCTTAAATTTGGACCTGTAAATCCATAACTAATTGCTTTTTCAGCAGAAATTGGACCTACATTTACCGTTCTATCAATAAAAATTCTGTTTCTTGTAAATAGACTTTCAAATTCTTCCCATGCTTTAGGAAATTCTTCTAAGAAAGTATTTAATTTTTCAAATGCAGCGGGACTCCAATCTCTTTCAAAACCACCTATTCTACCCATGTTTGTAGTTAAACGAGCGCCACAGATTTCTTCGTAGATTTCATAGATTTTTTCACGAAATTGAAACACATATAAGAACCCAGTATATGCTCCTGTATCTACACCCAAAATTGAATTACAAATTAGGTGGTCTGCAATACGAGCTAATTCCATTACAATAACACGTAAATATTGTGCTCTTTTTGGGACTTCGATATTAAGTAATTTTTCTAATGTCATCCACCAAGCCATGTTGTTTATTGGTGACGAACAATAGTTCATACGATCGGTTAAGGGTGTAATTTGATAAAACGGACGATTTTCGGCAATTTTTTCAAAAGCTCTATGAATATAGCCTATTGTTGGCTCTGCATCAAGGATTCGTTCACCATCCATTAAAAGGATATTCTGAAAGATACCATGTGTAGCAGGGTGTGTTGGACCAAGATTTAGAATAGCTAATTCACTTCCATCTTCATTATGACGCTCTTCTATATATTTGTAATAGCGATGATCTGCTGGTAATACTACTTTCCCCATTTCTTAAAAATTAAGCATTATTGATTGTTCTTCCGAAGAAACGGTCATCTTTATCTGTTCGTCCAGAATCTTCCATTGGGAATTCTTTTCTTAGTGGGAACGATATCATTTCGTCCATATTTAATATGCGGCATAGATTTGGGTGTCCATCAAAATGAATTCCATAAAAATCATATGTTTCTCTTTCTTGCCAATCGGCCGAAAGGAATAAATTTGAAACAGTTTCAATATGTGGGTGTTCACCACTTAAAAAAGCTTTGATTCTAATTCTTTTGTTTTCAAACCAATTGTGCATGTGATAGACCACACAAAATTGTTCTTCCACAGGGCTTTCTGGATAGTGTACCCCACAAACATCTGTTAAAAAATTAAAATTTAAAGAAGGATCTTCTTTAAGATATCTCATTACTTCAACAATAGAAGGTGATTCCACTTCAAAAACGAACATATCATATTCAGTTCTAAAGTGTTTCACTTTTTCTCCAAAAGTGTCTTGTAATTTATTTTGTATGTCTAATGATTCTAAAGCCATTATTACTCTATGTTATAGGAAGCTAGTAATTCTTTATATTCTTCAGAATTTCTTCTGCGTGTTGATTCGTTTTTCACTAATTCTTGTAATTGCATTACGCCATCTACAATTTGTTCTGGTCTTGGTGGGCATCCTGGAACATATACATCCACAGGTAATACTTTGTCAATTCCTTGTAGTACAGAATAGGTGTCAAATATTCCTCCTGATGAAGCACAAGCACCTACTGCAATAACCCATCTAGGTTCTGACATTTGTTCGTATACTTGTCGTAGTATAGGCGCCATTTTTTTGGAAATAGTCCCCATAACTAATAACATGTCTGCTTGACGTGGAGAGAAACTCACACGCTCTGAACCAAATCTTGCCAAATCATAATGTGAGGCCATAGTTGCCATAAATTCAATTCCACAACATGATGTAGCAAAAGGTAGAGGCCAAAGCGAATTAGCACGAGCTAAACCAATAACTTGGTCAAATCGTGTCGCAAAAAATCCTTCTCCTTGAATTCCTTCAGGAGCATCTGCCATTTTAACATTTTCTGATTTTTCCATTTTTTGCAAATATTTATTCCCACACTAATGCTTTCTTCTTAATAACATAGAAGAAACCTATTAGCAATAAGATCATGAAAATTCCCATTTTTACTAATCCATCAATTCCCATTTCTTTAAAATTAACGGCCCATGGATACATAAATATAACTTCTACATCAAATAATACAAAAAGTATGGCTACTAAGAAGTATTTTACAGAGAAAGGTATACGTGCGTTACCTACGGATTCGATGCCGCATTCAAAACTTTTATTTTTATTTTCGGAAGATCTTTTTGGTCCTAATAAATTGGAAATCAATATAGTTCCTCCAACAAATCCTACAGCAAGCAGTACCTGCATAAAGATGGGTATAAAATCGTGTTGTGAAGTTTGCATTTTTATGCCATTTTAAATGAGCCACAAAATTAATTTGTCTATATGTATTATCAAAATTTTATACCTAAATACGAAACATATTTTGGTAAAATATGATTATTTAAATTCAATCTAAATAATATTGAATAAAGGCATAAAAAAAACGCTCCGTTTAGGAGCGTTTTTCAGGTAATAAATTAATCGTTTATGATGACTACATTAGTTGCTACAATTCCTTTTCTACCTTCTTCTTCTTCGTAACTTACGCGGTCTCCCTCGTTTAAATTGTCTACTTTAATTCCTGTTACGTGTACAAAGATGTCTTTGCCTGTTTCTTCGTTAGTGATGAATCCAAAACCTTTAGATTCATTGAAGAATTTTACTGTTCCTGTTTGCATTATTATGCGTTTAAAATAATTAATAATGCTCAAATATAGTCATTTAGAATTACTATCCAAGAAAATGTTGTAATTATTTTAAAATATTCAATTTAATATGCAATTCATCGAGTTGTTTTTCATCTATAAAAGAAGGTGCATCAATCATTACATCTCTTCCAGAATTATTTTTAGGGAATGCAATAAAATCTCTGATTGTTTCTTGTCCGCCAAGTATTGCTACTAATCTATCTAAACCAAAAGCTAATCCTCCGTGTGGTGGTGCCCCATATTGAAAAGCATTCATCAAAAAGCCAAATTGATTTTCTGCTTCTTCTTTCGTAAAACCTAACAATTCAAACATTCTAGCTTGTAAATCTTTATCATGGACACGAATAGAACCCCCACCAATTTCATTACCATTTAACACCATGTCATAGGCATTGGCTCTAATTTTTCCAGGCTCAGATTGCAGTAAATGCAAATCTTCAGGTTTGGGAGAAGTAAATGGATGATGCATAGCATGATATCTTTTACTTTCTTCATCCCATTCTAACAAAGGAAAATCTACAACCCATAAGGGAGCAAATTCATCCGGTTTTCTTAAACCTAATCGGTTGCCTAATTCCATGCGCAATGCGCTCAATTGTGTTCTTGTTTTATCTGCTGGTCCTGATAAAACTAAAATTAAATCTCCTGGTTTGGCACCCGTTAGTTCTGCCCATTTTTTTAAGTCTTCTTGGTCATAAAATTTATCCACGGAAGATTTAAGCGAACCATCTAATTCATATTTACAGTACACCATTCCGCTTGCTCCAACTTGAGGGCGTTTTACCCAATCAATTAACCCATCAATTTCTTTTCTGGTAAAAGCGGCGCAATCTGGAACGGCAATACCTACTACTAATTCCGCAGCATTAAATACACCAAAATCTTTATGTTGAGCCACGGTGTTTAATTCCCCAAATTTCATTCCAAAACGAATATCTGGTTTGTCATTACCATAGGTTTTCATGGCGTAGTCATACGTTATTCTTGGAAACGTAGCAACATCAATTCCTTTTATTTCTTTAAGTAAGTGACGGGTAAGTCCTTCAAATGTGTTTAGTATGTCCTCTTGTTCTACAAAAGCCATTTCACAATCAATTTGTGTAAATTCTGGCTGTCTGTCGGCTCTTAAGTCTTCATCGCGAAAACATTTCACAATTTGAAAATATTTATCCATTCCACCCACCATTAACAATTGTTTGAAAGTTTGTGGCGATTGTGGCAAAGCATAAAATTGTCCTTCGTTCATTCTACTCGGCACTACAAAATCACGAGCACCTTCAGGTGTAGATTTTATTAAATAAGGCGTTTCTACTTCACAAAAATCTAAATCAGAAAGGTATTTTCTTACCTCCATGGCTACTTTATGACGGAATAATAAACTGTTTTTAACAGGATTTCTTCTGATGTCTAAGTAACGGTATTTCATTCTAATGTCTTCACCACCATCTGTTTCATCTTCAATAGTAAAGGGCGGAAGTTGCGCTTCATTCAAAACAACTAATTCGGTAACAAGTATTTCTATATCTCCAGTTGGAATGTTTTTGTTTTTAGATTCACGTTCAATCACAGTTCCTTTTACTTGTATAACAAATTCTCTACCAAGTGTTTTTGCTTTTTCGAATACATCTTTCGCAGTTCTACTTTCATCAAAAATTAATTGGGTAATTCCATAGCGATCTCTTAAATCAACCCAAATCATAAATCCTTTATCACGAGATTTTTGCACCCAACCGGCAACGGTAACTTCTTGACTGATGTGTGATGCATTTAATTCACCACAAGAATGACTTCTGTACATTTCTATTATTTTTTTGCAAAAGTATAATATTTTTAATTTTTTGTGGTTGTATTAATTAATAATCTTAACAAGAATTTTTAATTTAGTATGCTAAAAAAAATTATTTTTACACTTTAAATAAATCTAAATCGACACAAATGAAAAACAAAATCACATTTTTTGGGACATTAGTGGTTACACTTTTCTCTCTTACCTCTTTTGCACAAGCAAAACTTACAATCAACATGTTAAATAAGCCCTCAGATACAATATATGTAAGAGGAAAAGGGTTTAACCAGATGATTGTTGCAGATAAAAAAGGAACTTTTAGCGCATCATTTGCTGTCACAGATGGATTTTATAAATTAGATACAGGCGAACAGTATGCGGATTTATATTTAACAAATAAATCAAATTTAAAAGCAACATTAGACTATTCTAAATTTGATGAAACCTTAAAATTTGATGGAACAGATGCTGCAGAAAATAATTTTTTAGCACAACAAACGCTAACACAAGAAGCGGATATGGAATTATTATTTACAGCAACTGACGAAGCAGATTTAACTAAAAAAAGTGAAAATTTTAGAAGTAATGTTATGAACAGATTAGCTTCTAATTTGAATGCAGATTTTGTTACTAAAGTTAAAGAGTCTACTGAAAAAAATATTAAAGGAATTACTGAATATATTAAAAGTTCTTTAGAGGTAAAGAAATTGAACGGTTCTGTTTCACCAACATTTGCGTATGAAAATGTTGAGGGTAAAATTATTAAATTAGAAGATTTTAAAGGAAAATATGTCTATGTAGATGTTTGGGCAACATGGTGTGGTCCTTGTAGAGCTGAAATTCCACATTTGAAAAAAGCAGAAGAGGCTTTTCATGGAAAAAACATTGAATTTGTCAGTATTTCTGTTGATGTGCTTAAAGACAAAGAAAAATGGAAAAAATTTGTTACTGAAAAACAATTAGGAGGTGTACAAGTGCTAGCAGATAAAGATTGGCGTTCCGATTTTGTAACAGGATATAAAATTCAAGGAATTCCAAGATTTATTTTAATTGGCCCTGATGGAAAAATTGTGAATGCAGATGCACCAAGACCTTCATCTTCTGAATTAACAAATTTATTAAATACTATAGTAAAATAATAGAGCTGCCTTCGGGCAGTTTTTTATTTACTAACAAATAAATTGATTAATGTTGACTATTTCTTTTTAATTTTGCACAACTTTAAAATTTATATAAAATGAAAGTAGCCGTAGTAGGAGCCACAGGAATGGTGGGAGAAGTTATGTTACAAGTTTTAGCAGAACGAAATTTTCCAGTAACAGAATTAATTCCTGTTGCTTCAGAAAAATCTGTTGGAAAAGAAATCACTTGGAAAGGGAATACATATAAAGTAGTAGGTTTAGCAACAGCCGTTGAAATGAAACCAGAAATTGCTTTGTTCTCTGCTGGAGGTGATACTTCAAAAGAATGGGCCCCAAGATTTGCGGCTGCAGGAACAACAGTGATTGACAATTCGTCAGCGTGGAGAATGGATATTACCAAAAAATTAGTGGTTCCAGAAATCAATGCTTCAGTGCTTACTAAAGAAGATAAAATTATTGCCAATCCTAATTGCTCTACCATTCAAATGGTAATGGCATTAGCGCCTTTACACCAAAAATATGGTATCAATAGAATTGTTGTTTCTACTTATCAATCCATTACAGGAACAGGAGTTAAAGCGGTTCAGCAATTAGAGAATGAATACAAAGGCATACAAGGCGATATGGCATACAAGTATCCAATCCATAGAAATGCTATTCCACAATGTGATGTGTTTGAAGAAAATGGATACACTAAAGAAGAAATGAAATTAGTTCGTGAAACTCAAAAAATTCTTGGAAATGATGCTATTCAGGTAACTGCAACCGCTATTAGAATTCCAGTAGTAGGAGGACATAGTGAAGCCGTTAATGTAGAATTTACTAAAGATTTTGATGTTAACGAAGTGCGCAATTTACTGCACCATACCCCAGGTGTTACGGTACAAGATAATTTGGACACTTATACTTATCCTATGCCAATATATGCTGAGGGTAAAGACGATGTATTTGTAGGTAGAATTAGAAGAGATGAAAGTCAACCTAACACATTAAACATGTGGATAGTAGCCGATAATTTAAGAAAAGGAGCGGCCACAAACACGATTCAAATAGCAGAATATTTAGTAGCAAATAGTTTAGTGTAATTAAATGAAATACAAGTATGTAAAGATTAATTTTTTAGTACTGATAGTAATGATATTTGCCATTTGCTATCAGTCTTTACATATTTTTATAGATGAAGCACATCATCATCTCCAAGCAAAACATTCGAACAATGTAAAAACAATCGCTTACAAAAAGCTATACACAGAGAAAGAAGAATGTCCAGTCTGCGAATTTGAGTTTGCTGCATTTCTTTCTTCAGAAATTTTTACATTTAAATTCATAAATCTTCAATCCAAATTCCATTTTATTGACAACTATATTTCTATAGTTAAAGAAAAGGAGTTTTTATTTTATTCTCATAGAGGTCCACCTTTAGTTTAAGTTTTTTTATTTTGAACTTGTTTACTTCGTCAATTCGTAAGCTCGGGTCAGAATCGAATAAATATTGCAGCCACTTATTACACAGATTGACAGGGATTTTTAAAAATCCTTATTAATCCTATAAATCTGTGGCAAGAAATAGCAATTTAAATCAATAAAATTTAAACGTATATGAAAAAATATATTTTTCTCATCTTTTTGATGAGTTATTCGTTTGTGGCATTTGCTCAAAATTCAGTTTTTGGGACACTAAAATCAGAAACCAATAAACCAATTATAAACGCAAAAATTACCGTTTACGAATCTAATAGTTATACATTTTCAAATCAGAACGGAGATTTTTTACTTACAAATATTCCTGTTGGAACATGCACTTTACTTATAGAAAAAGAAGGATTTGAAATAAAATCAGAAACATTTCAACTTGCGGTTAATGAAAACAAAAAAGTTGAAATTACGTTACAAACACATGCACATCATATCGATGAAGTACTTGTTTCTTCTGTTTTTAATAAGACACAAAAAGAGAATGTCATGAAAATAGATCATTTGACATTAAAAAATTTACAGAGTCAAGGAGTCGTTAATCTCTCGGATGCTTTAGCTATTCATCCTGGTGTAAGTCAAATAGCAACAGGTAATTCTATTGGCAAACCCATTATTCGAGGCTTGAGTGGCAATAGAGTTTTGACCTATGCGCAAGGCATTCGATTAGAAAATCAACAATTTGGAGAAGAACATGGTTTAGGATTAAATGCAAATGGTTTAGAGAGTGTAGAAATAATTAAAGGTCCGGCTTCATTGTTATATGGCTCTGATGCTATGGGTGGCGTGCTCTATTTTAATCCAGAAAAGTACACCATGAGTGGAAAAACAAATATGGAATTAAATCAAATTTTTCATTCTAATACACAAGGGTCCAATACTTCTTTTAGTGTTAAATCGTCATCGGACTCGTTTAAATTTTTGTGGCAAAATAACTATACTACATATGCCGATTATAAAACACCAAATGGCGAATCTGTTGTTAATACTCGATTTATTGAGAAAGATATTAAATTAGGCACGGCGTATGAAACATCAAAATATACGGCAGATTTACGCTATAATTATAATTATTTAAATCTAGGATTGCCAGAACGTAATCTGGTTGATGTACAATTTAGAACGCCTTTATTTCCAAGTCAGCGTATTGATAATCATATATTGAGTTTAAATCAAAAAATATTTTTTACTAAGTCACGTTTAGAGTCAACAATTGGTTATGTTTTCAATAATAGAAAAGAAATTGAAAGTCCAGATGAGGTAGCGTTAAACATGAAGTTAAAAACATTTAATTATAATATACGCTATTATTTACCAACTTACGGTAAGTTTGAAAATATAATTGGTATCCAAGGACTGCATCAAAAAAATATGAATTATGGAGCAGAACGCTTAATTCCAGATGCAGTGATGTCTGATATTGGTCTTTTTGCAACAACTCAGGTTAATTTTTCCAAAAATGTGCTTCAGCTCGGTTTACGTTACGATCAAAGAAAAATAAATGCTTCAACTTTTGGCGAGGAAGGCGAAGAGGGATTTTTTCCTACCGTAAATAGAAAATTTGAAAGTTTTAATGTTGCATTTGGCGTAAAATCAAAATGGAATGACGCAGTTGTTACAAGATTTAATGTAGCAACAGGATTTAGAGCGCCAAATTTAGCCGAACTAACTTCAAATGGGGTACACGAAGGTAGCAATCGGTATGAAATAGGTAATGTTGCCTTGAAAAACGAACAAAATGTGCAATTTGATTTAAATGTTGATTACACAAAAGAGCACTTTGATTTTTTTGTTAATGGTTTTTATAATCATATTACGAATTACATTTTTATTCAACCAACGGGTACTGAAATTGATGGTAATGTCGTTTACAAGTACACTCAAAACAATGCCGCTTTATTTGGTGGCGAAGCAGGAATACATTTTCATCCACATCCTTTCGATTGGTTACACATAACGAGTAGTTATGAAATGGTTATTGGCCAACAAAGAGGTGACTTAAATTTGCCTTTACTTCCCGCTAATGTTTGGAAAAATAATTTTAAAGCTAGTTTTAACATCAATTCAACGTTCAAAAATGCATATGTATTTGTGCAAGCAAATTATACATTGGCACAAAACAGAATCAGCAGCTTTGAAACGCCTACACCTGATTATTTACTTCTCGGTTCGGGTATAGGAACCGATGTGCATTGGAATAAAGTAAATTTTAAACTGTTTGTATCGGGGACAAATGTTTTAAATAAAGAATATATTGCCCATTTGTCAAGATTAAAATCTGAAGCAATGTATAATATGGGACGGAATGTAATTTTTGGTTTAAATTTTAGTCTATAGATTTAGTATATTTGTGATTCATAATTAAAAAATTGAAAATGAAAAATATTATTTTACTCACAACACTATTAGCCTCATCAACAATGATAGCTCAACATTCTATTCAATATCCAAAAACAAAAAAAGCAGCACATAAAGATGTTTATTTTTCTAATGAAATTGAAGATCCTTACCGCTGGTTAGAAGACGATAGAAGCGTTGAAACCGAAAATTGGGTAAAAGAGCAAAATAAGGTAACATTTAGTTATTTAGATCAAATTCCTTTTAGAAATCAACTAAAAGAGCGTATGCAAAAGCTGTGGAATTATGAAAAAATTTCAGCGCCCTTTAAAGAAGGAAAATATACTTATTTTTATAAAAATAACGGCTTACAAAACCAGTCTGTATTATATAGAAAAGATAATACAGGAAAAGAAGAAGTCTTTTTAGATCCAAACTCATTTTCAAAAGACGGTTCAACTTCTTTAGCGGGACTTAATTTTACCAATGATGGAAAACTAGTTGCTTATTCAATTTCAGAAGCAGGAAGCGATTGGCGAAAAGTAATTGTCATGAATGCCGAAACAAAGGAAATCATTGGCGATACATTAGTCGATATCAAATTTAGTGGTGTTTCCTGGTATAAAAATGAAGGGTTTTATTATTCGAGCTATGACAAACCAACGGGAAGTGAACTTTCTGCCAAAACAGACCAACACAAACTATATTATCATAAATTAGGTACAAAACAGTCATTAGACAAAGTCGTTTTTGGTGCAGATTTTAAAAGACGTTATGTAGGAGGCTCAGTAACTGAAGATAATCGTTATTTAATAATTACGGCTGCAAATGCTACAAGCGGAAATGAATTATATGTAGTTGATTTAAACAAACCTACTTTTGTAATTCAAACGCTTATTGATTACATGAACTATGACTATGATGTAGTAGATAATAAAGGAAATTTATTTTTTATTAGTACAAATGAAGATGCACCTAATAAAAAGTTAATTGCTTTAGACGTAACGAATCCCGTTAAATCAAATTGGAAAACAATTATTCCAGAAACAAAGAATGTTTTATCTATTTCAACAGGAGGAGGTTATATTTTTGCACAATACATGAAAGATGCTTTGTCATTTGTTAAGCAATACAACTATGATGGTACTTTAGTAAGAGAAATTAAATTACCAGGAATTGGAACAGCTAGTGGTTTTGGGGGCAAAAAAGAAGCAAAAACACTGTATTTTTCTTTTACAAATTATGTAACACCTGGAACAACCTACGCATATAATGTTAGCAATGGGGAATCGACTATTTATCAAAAACCTAAAGTCGATTTTAATTCCGAATTATACACTTCTGAACAAGTATTTTATCCTTCAAAAGACGGTACAAAAATACCTATGATTATTACATACAAAAAAGGCCTAAAACTAGACGGCAATAATCCTACTATGTTATACGGTTACGGTGGTTTTAATATAAGTGTTACACCATCATTTAGTATTGCCAATGCGGTTTGGCTTGAAAATGGAGGTATATATGCTGTCGCAAATTTAAGAGGTGGAGGCGAGTATGGAAAAGAATGGCATGACGCTGGCATTCAACAAAAAAAACAAAATGTATTTGATGATTTTATTGCAGCTGCAGAATACTTAATTCAAAAACAATATACATCTTCAAACTTTTTAGCTATTTCCGGAAGATCAAATGGTGGGTTATTAGTTGGTGCATGTATGACACAACGCCCCGATTTGTTTAAAGTTGCCTTACCAGGTGTTGGGGTATTAGACATGTTACGTTACCATACATTTACAGCAGGTGCGGGTTGGGCATATGATTATGGAACAGCAGAGCAAAGTCAAGAAATGTTTACCTATTTAAAAGGCTATTCACCTGTACATAATGTAAAAAACGGAGTTGCTTATCCAGCGACGTTAGTTACAACAGGTGATCATGATGATAGAGTAGTACCCGCACATAGTTTTAAATTTGCGGCTAATTTACAGGAAAAACAAGCGGGTTCCAATCCAGTATTAATTCGTATTGATGTAAATGCTGGTCATGGAGCGGGAAAATCTGTTAGTTCTACTATAGCAGAATTTGCAGACATGCAGGCTTTTACCTTATATAATATGGGAATAAAAAAGTTGTAAATAAATACGATTTATAAAATACTATTTTAAAACCTGTAAAGTCACTTTTACAGGTTTTTTTAATAACTTAATTTAGTCATTAAAATAAAACGTGCAATTTTAGCTTTTCTAGTATTGATGTAGCCACTACCGCTATTGGGTTTATACTTTCTTGGATTAGGTAATATGGCAGCAATGCCTGCAGCTTGTACACGAGTTAAACTTTTACAATCTTTTCCATACCAATGCTGACAAGCGGCTTCGGCTCCATAGACACCATCGCCCATTTCGATGCTGTTTAAATACACCTCCATGATGCGTTCTTTTCCCCAAATGATTTCAATAAGTACTGTAAAATAGGCTTCAAGCGCTTTTCTAAAATAACTTCTTCCTTGCCAAAGAAATACATTTTTTGCAGTTTGTTGCGAAATCGTACTTCCGCCCTTTAATCGTTTTCCTTTAAAATTACCCATAGCTGCTTTTTGCATCGCTTTAAAGTCAAAACCGCTATGGTGGCAAAAGTTACCATCTTCACTCGCAATTACTGCTTTTTGAAGGTTTTTAGAAATTGCTTCAATGGGCACCCAAGTGTGTTTTGTTTCTATATCTTTCCCATCAAATGAATTTTCAAAATGCCTTATCACCATTAAGGGTGTAAAAGGAACGGGTACAAATTTATAGAGGATGACAAAAAATAAACTGATGATATTAAACCAAAGAATTGTTTTCCAAATCAATTTGAATATTCTTTTTTTTAAAGACACTTTCCCTTTTGTAGGCGTTGATTTTGTGTTTGATTTTGTAGCTGCCATTTATATTAAATCTGCTAATTCTTTACCAATTAAACTTCCTATTGCTACACCCATTCCGCCCATTCTAACACCACAATATACATTGTTGCTAAGTTGTTTTACAATCGTTTTTTTTTGTAAACCTACTCCCATGGTACCACTCCAGCGATGCGCAATTTTATAAGGTGTATCTGGCAAAATTACATTTTTTAAAACATCTTCCAAATGTTGCTGAATCAATTCGGTGGTGTCTAATGAGGTTGTTGTTTCACCATCAATATCTAAATTGCGTCCGCCACCTATTAAAATGCGATTATTTATATTTCTAAAATACGTGTAACCTTTATCAATATGAAACGTGCCTTTAATGTTTAAATTCTCAATAGGTTCAGTAATTAATACTTGCGCACGAGCAGGTAATACTTCATTATTAGTTAATTCACGAGCAAATCCGTTAGTGGCAAAAAGTAATTTATGCGTAGTAAAGGAAAGGTCGTTTGTGACCACTTCAACGCTGTCATTTCCTTCT containing:
- a CDS encoding TlpA family protein disulfide reductase, whose amino-acid sequence is MKNKITFFGTLVVTLFSLTSFAQAKLTINMLNKPSDTIYVRGKGFNQMIVADKKGTFSASFAVTDGFYKLDTGEQYADLYLTNKSNLKATLDYSKFDETLKFDGTDAAENNFLAQQTLTQEADMELLFTATDEADLTKKSENFRSNVMNRLASNLNADFVTKVKESTEKNIKGITEYIKSSLEVKKLNGSVSPTFAYENVEGKIIKLEDFKGKYVYVDVWATWCGPCRAEIPHLKKAEEAFHGKNIEFVSISVDVLKDKEKWKKFVTEKQLGGVQVLADKDWRSDFVTGYKIQGIPRFILIGPDGKIVNADAPRPSSSELTNLLNTIVK
- a CDS encoding aspartate-semialdehyde dehydrogenase; protein product: MKVAVVGATGMVGEVMLQVLAERNFPVTELIPVASEKSVGKEITWKGNTYKVVGLATAVEMKPEIALFSAGGDTSKEWAPRFAAAGTTVIDNSSAWRMDITKKLVVPEINASVLTKEDKIIANPNCSTIQMVMALAPLHQKYGINRIVVSTYQSITGTGVKAVQQLENEYKGIQGDMAYKYPIHRNAIPQCDVFEENGYTKEEMKLVRETQKILGNDAIQVTATAIRIPVVGGHSEAVNVEFTKDFDVNEVRNLLHHTPGVTVQDNLDTYTYPMPIYAEGKDDVFVGRIRRDESQPNTLNMWIVADNLRKGAATNTIQIAEYLVANSLV
- a CDS encoding TonB-dependent receptor — encoded protein: MKKYIFLIFLMSYSFVAFAQNSVFGTLKSETNKPIINAKITVYESNSYTFSNQNGDFLLTNIPVGTCTLLIEKEGFEIKSETFQLAVNENKKVEITLQTHAHHIDEVLVSSVFNKTQKENVMKIDHLTLKNLQSQGVVNLSDALAIHPGVSQIATGNSIGKPIIRGLSGNRVLTYAQGIRLENQQFGEEHGLGLNANGLESVEIIKGPASLLYGSDAMGGVLYFNPEKYTMSGKTNMELNQIFHSNTQGSNTSFSVKSSSDSFKFLWQNNYTTYADYKTPNGESVVNTRFIEKDIKLGTAYETSKYTADLRYNYNYLNLGLPERNLVDVQFRTPLFPSQRIDNHILSLNQKIFFTKSRLESTIGYVFNNRKEIESPDEVALNMKLKTFNYNIRYYLPTYGKFENIIGIQGLHQKNMNYGAERLIPDAVMSDIGLFATTQVNFSKNVLQLGLRYDQRKINASTFGEEGEEGFFPTVNRKFESFNVAFGVKSKWNDAVVTRFNVATGFRAPNLAELTSNGVHEGSNRYEIGNVALKNEQNVQFDLNVDYTKEHFDFFVNGFYNHITNYIFIQPTGTEIDGNVVYKYTQNNAALFGGEAGIHFHPHPFDWLHITSSYEMVIGQQRGDLNLPLLPANVWKNNFKASFNINSTFKNAYVFVQANYTLAQNRISSFETPTPDYLLLGSGIGTDVHWNKVNFKLFVSGTNVLNKEYIAHLSRLKSEAMYNMGRNVIFGLNFSL
- a CDS encoding prolyl oligopeptidase family serine peptidase → MIAQHSIQYPKTKKAAHKDVYFSNEIEDPYRWLEDDRSVETENWVKEQNKVTFSYLDQIPFRNQLKERMQKLWNYEKISAPFKEGKYTYFYKNNGLQNQSVLYRKDNTGKEEVFLDPNSFSKDGSTSLAGLNFTNDGKLVAYSISEAGSDWRKVIVMNAETKEIIGDTLVDIKFSGVSWYKNEGFYYSSYDKPTGSELSAKTDQHKLYYHKLGTKQSLDKVVFGADFKRRYVGGSVTEDNRYLIITAANATSGNELYVVDLNKPTFVIQTLIDYMNYDYDVVDNKGNLFFISTNEDAPNKKLIALDVTNPVKSNWKTIIPETKNVLSISTGGGYIFAQYMKDALSFVKQYNYDGTLVREIKLPGIGTASGFGGKKEAKTLYFSFTNYVTPGTTYAYNVSNGESTIYQKPKVDFNSELYTSEQVFYPSKDGTKIPMIITYKKGLKLDGNNPTMLYGYGGFNISVTPSFSIANAVWLENGGIYAVANLRGGGEYGKEWHDAGIQQKKQNVFDDFIAAAEYLIQKQYTSSNFLAISGRSNGGLLVGACMTQRPDLFKVALPGVGVLDMLRYHTFTAGAGWAYDYGTAEQSQEMFTYLKGYSPVHNVKNGVAYPATLVTTGDHDDRVVPAHSFKFAANLQEKQAGSNPVLIRIDVNAGHGAGKSVSSTIAEFADMQAFTLYNMGIKKL